The Candidatus Latescibacterota bacterium genomic interval GATGGTACAGGCAAAATAGTGGACGGCCTCTGCGAAACCAACCCCCGTATCCATGTCATTCACAGGGAAGGTAAGCTGGGGCTCGGATCAGCATATATTAGAGGTTTCAAGTGGGCACTGGAGAACACGGACGCGAAATACATATTCGAGATGGATGCTGATTTTTCGCATGACCCCTCTTCGATCTCGGAATTTCTTAAAGAGATCGCAGAGAACGATCTAGTGATCGGGTCACGATATCTTGACGGGATCAGGGTCATTAACTGGCCATTGAGCAGACTCATACTCAGCACAGGGGCCAATATCTATACAGGTATCATTACCGGTCTTCCCCTGAAAGATTCTACCGGGGGATTCAAGTGTTTCAGGAGAGAAGTCTTGGAAGCTCTTCCCCTCGAAACAATCCGCAGTGACGGTTATTCGTTCCAGATAGAGATGAACTTTTTCTGCTGGAAAAAAGGATTCAGGATAAAAGAGATCCCTATTATTTTTTCGGACAGGACAGTCGGTACATCCAAGATGTCCCGGAAGATTATATGGGAAGCGGCGTTCATGGTCTGGCGCCTAAGATTCATGTCTCCCCGGCGATGGAAATAAATGGATCTTTCTATAATCATCATCACGTACAACAGCAGAGTGCCTGTGGAGAAGTGTCTGCGGTCGATAGCCCAGA includes:
- a CDS encoding polyprenol monophosphomannose synthase — encoded protein: MNLEALVVIPTYNENENIQKIIESALSQGDNIDVLVVDDNSPDGTGKIVDGLCETNPRIHVIHREGKLGLGSAYIRGFKWALENTDAKYIFEMDADFSHDPSSISEFLKEIAENDLVIGSRYLDGIRVINWPLSRLILSTGANIYTGIITGLPLKDSTGGFKCFRREVLEALPLETIRSDGYSFQIEMNFFCWKKGFRIKEIPIIFSDRTVGTSKMSRKIIWEAAFMVWRLRFMSPRRWK